In one window of Xylanibacillus composti DNA:
- a CDS encoding S-layer homology domain-containing protein, with protein MRESSSTFIKKQHSHTPKYQGGERKGMKKSLSLLLAIAMVFSMFASVASAADDLTAQQKFDALKAKGIFSGMPDGSAGLDQDMTRAQFARVAGLVMGLDFSNPPATASFSDVQPTHWAFDAVEAVKEAGLMSGYSETVFGDKDNITIEQMARVYVDALGLEVDEEAEFEGASEWAQKYVKAAVDAGLISADADFTANATRAQLVEVTYVVGGKVGVFEPAKVSIVSAKPTGVKEVTVVLDKAVDTEKAKVVLKRVTTTVATTTTWSDDRKTATLELTDAKIMEGDYTVTLEGLNEEDVQNGTATFKAENERVVKLEFTTPSDTIAQSDKVRIDFEALNQYDEPTSINAGNFDVYASTPNTVREPQVKKDGYGKLYVDMDTDDSDSETPVLIPNVSQISVNVINTDSQISVNKTFKLGSKPYVAKVELGDAAYSNGEDYLSKQGDKVVIELIQYDQYGHRISEGSGTLFNASVNVLPYLKELEAELDDDNNDDFLDVIVRLKDGDAKVTGEYTVNVFGGSSATKVINVKATKYAATVELEAPTLAAGDENKYITVTAYDVEGNKLSADDIVQNYESGHLQFGPSGNLTLGARGDVTSAMLATQGSQQAIVKTGEHKGKLHIALVGNKGAANIFVNIIPESANGIMFSKNFPINIQDQRYPVSLRVKDDNAKKAIAGAESKLKVVAIDNYGEEIKGTVNNVQERTRTVSYAVYVERTGSQGTGVTFSQATGGYANLSDVLDKDLKFESASGAGYNDYYEVKISLVKINQDTGRVLDESVSSVTKRMTVINPNNTRLTYSLKTINPMFAAIDNSTYVFDDQIAISKHAKTVELEAKDGSGDKVALPGGYILSLSTGDSSVAEHNSQDKVLGNKAGKTTVRVLHTKAEGGTGTLTQEIEVKSDAVRVAEFNDGKASATMTANGQRAWSLMELKAKDNYGTEYKHDETVTNPDGFTGPVSVFQAYDKFLGVRYSVSEIQFNGTPEAGAGVTVDNNSSSTTFGAITVTGNVAGFTLTADSPTGQSRVTAVSVGF; from the coding sequence ATGAGAGAATCGAGCTCTACTTTTATCAAGAAACAACACTCTCACACACCGAAATATCAAGGAGGAGAAAGAAAGGGTATGAAGAAAAGTTTATCCCTGCTGCTAGCGATTGCAATGGTATTCAGCATGTTTGCTTCCGTTGCATCTGCTGCAGATGATCTGACTGCACAACAAAAATTCGACGCATTGAAAGCAAAAGGAATCTTCTCTGGCATGCCAGACGGTTCCGCTGGTCTCGACCAAGACATGACTCGCGCGCAATTTGCTCGCGTAGCAGGATTGGTAATGGGTCTTGATTTTAGCAATCCTCCGGCGACTGCATCCTTCAGCGATGTACAACCGACACACTGGGCGTTCGACGCAGTAGAAGCTGTTAAGGAAGCTGGTCTGATGAGCGGCTACAGCGAAACTGTATTCGGCGACAAGGACAACATCACAATCGAGCAAATGGCTCGCGTGTATGTTGATGCTCTTGGTCTTGAAGTAGACGAAGAAGCTGAATTTGAAGGCGCATCCGAGTGGGCGCAAAAGTATGTGAAAGCTGCAGTAGACGCTGGACTGATCTCCGCTGACGCTGACTTCACTGCTAACGCTACTCGCGCTCAATTGGTTGAAGTAACATACGTTGTTGGCGGCAAAGTTGGTGTATTCGAGCCTGCGAAGGTTTCTATCGTATCTGCTAAGCCAACTGGTGTAAAAGAAGTAACAGTAGTACTTGACAAAGCTGTTGACACTGAGAAGGCTAAAGTTGTTCTGAAGCGTGTAACTACTACAGTTGCAACTACGACAACTTGGTCCGACGACCGTAAGACAGCTACATTGGAATTGACTGACGCTAAGATTATGGAAGGTGACTATACAGTAACCCTTGAAGGTCTGAATGAAGAAGACGTTCAAAACGGTACTGCAACGTTCAAAGCTGAGAACGAAAGAGTAGTTAAGCTTGAGTTCACTACGCCTTCTGACACAATTGCACAATCCGACAAGGTAAGAATCGACTTCGAAGCGCTCAACCAATACGACGAGCCAACTTCGATCAACGCAGGCAACTTTGACGTGTATGCTTCCACGCCTAACACAGTCAGAGAGCCGCAAGTGAAGAAAGACGGTTATGGCAAACTCTATGTGGATATGGATACTGATGATTCCGATAGCGAAACACCAGTGTTGATTCCAAACGTGAGCCAAATTTCCGTTAACGTAATTAACACTGATTCCCAAATCAGCGTAAACAAAACGTTCAAGTTGGGAAGCAAGCCTTATGTTGCTAAAGTTGAGTTGGGTGACGCTGCTTACTCCAACGGCGAAGATTACCTGTCCAAGCAAGGCGACAAAGTTGTAATTGAACTGATTCAATACGATCAATACGGTCATCGCATCTCGGAAGGTTCCGGCACATTGTTCAACGCTTCTGTAAATGTTCTTCCTTATCTGAAAGAGCTCGAAGCTGAACTGGACGATGATAACAACGACGATTTCCTTGATGTAATCGTAAGATTGAAAGATGGCGACGCTAAGGTAACTGGCGAGTACACTGTTAATGTATTTGGTGGCTCCTCCGCTACTAAGGTGATCAACGTTAAAGCAACAAAATATGCTGCTACAGTAGAACTGGAAGCTCCAACTCTGGCAGCTGGCGATGAGAACAAGTATATCACAGTTACTGCTTATGACGTTGAAGGTAACAAATTGTCCGCTGATGACATCGTTCAAAACTACGAGTCCGGACACCTTCAATTTGGACCATCTGGCAACCTGACATTGGGTGCTAGAGGTGATGTAACAAGCGCTATGCTGGCGACTCAAGGTTCTCAGCAAGCAATTGTGAAGACTGGTGAGCACAAAGGTAAACTGCATATCGCACTCGTTGGTAACAAAGGTGCGGCTAATATCTTTGTAAACATCATTCCTGAAAGTGCAAATGGAATTATGTTCAGCAAGAACTTCCCGATCAATATCCAAGATCAGCGTTATCCTGTCTCCTTGAGAGTGAAGGACGACAACGCTAAGAAGGCTATTGCTGGTGCAGAATCCAAGCTGAAAGTTGTAGCAATTGACAACTACGGCGAAGAGATTAAAGGTACTGTTAATAACGTTCAAGAAAGAACAAGAACTGTAAGCTATGCAGTTTATGTTGAAAGAACAGGCTCTCAAGGCACTGGTGTAACATTCAGCCAAGCTACTGGCGGTTATGCTAACCTGAGCGATGTACTGGATAAAGATCTTAAGTTTGAATCTGCATCCGGTGCTGGTTACAACGACTACTATGAAGTGAAGATTTCTCTTGTTAAGATCAACCAAGATACTGGCCGTGTTCTTGACGAATCCGTATCCTCGGTTACTAAGAGAATGACAGTTATCAACCCGAACAACACAAGATTGACTTACTCTTTGAAGACAATCAACCCAATGTTCGCGGCAATTGATAACTCCACTTATGTATTCGATGATCAGATTGCAATAAGCAAGCATGCGAAGACGGTAGAGTTGGAAGCTAAAGATGGTTCCGGCGATAAGGTAGCACTTCCAGGCGGTTACATCCTGTCCTTGTCCACTGGAGACTCCAGTGTAGCTGAGCATAACAGCCAAGACAAAGTACTGGGTAACAAAGCTGGAAAGACTACAGTTCGTGTACTGCACACAAAAGCTGAAGGCGGCACTGGCACATTGACTCAAGAAATTGAAGTTAAATCCGATGCGGTTAGAGTTGCTGAGTTCAACGATGGTAAAGCATCCGCAACTATGACTGCTAATGGACAACGTGCTTGGAGCTTGATGGAGCTGAAAGCTAAAGACAACTATGGAACTGAATACAAGCATGATGAGACTGTCACTAACCCTGATGGATTCACTGGTCCTGTATCCGTATTCCAAGCTTATGACAAGTTCCTGGGTGTAAGATATTCGGTCAGCGAAATCCAGTTCAATGGTACTCCTGAAGCTGGTGCTGGCGTAACTGTTGACAACAACAGCTCGAGCACTACATTTGGTGCTATTACAGTGACAGGTAATGTTGCCGGATTTACATTGACAGCTGATTCTCCAACTGGTCAATCCCGTGTAACTGCTGTATCTGTTGGTTTTTAA
- a CDS encoding S-layer homology domain-containing protein: MARKLIAVITVIAVALSIITVPADISEVEAAGSQAFHFPNESSSLSSARITTDEFVDMNGTINVQGNEVTYTIEQILDPSQPITPGNIGNSRENVSNNIFIDGNRISVFNLQLYSGVNRITFRGTQGYQEVVSTYYIEYRDGPVLYNLAASLDGNNFPLRENEPTVVYSQNTDGDASADISITGTAPNSRNVTVEVNGRSWTYPVNSSNNYQFFASPIRVEKGINIVTIKVSNASQVVETTREIAFYNGAVTFFDAKIFTDANSNDVPEPGENPVGLAIHPNYSVSSLANLKVNGRVIVPNASRYYNDLLHPDPDNYEIEYTIGTDTGTVIAQKIPGMSYTQNDDFFVFDYTIPLPSTLNFDQQYEVTLRGDNHVNIYLDLGNAREGTDPAELMFSLRNASQSYIYDINYIPNYQSPNTLPVPEGYFNGVSSRDIEGANIFNMPIGVEVLIGNPDGLAALDGDGNPTTHIAELVRISEVRDANGTVYTAPSTDYSYSANILPNDNERWPIVTRNVNGRDERFLRVILEITKLPSAGTHRLTFELNSGWQYADGTPGTGGVSAEKKNVSISLVYGPYVQFSGLFDEMRINDDTTQAQGDRMTRLINDTFKQFRGTLSNVSNTDQIRYVDNPPNSLRTVSFYINNTMIDLQAVDPAKPTEFIIRQTDEVRQRAFNALVSGENTFQFFFRTNNNTYERTYTVYLIPTNLPQIPVPNTDGVFPYSINASTPNPNDPNFVMTGGIYSTKEREMNVFGTFDFIDLGSNPQAKLDTMSTEVKEGYILRIVSGDQEYRWTLNDRFISGGTTVNEGGRTVNNLQVTYIPNGEYFTFRLTNQQIPQDGSTKIYNISVYNNGLGGPRATYRLEVNPTAIAYDVVRPKLPEKRIVNANFVELVVYAEGADSMLVGKEEAEKVNFDDVTRTYNGAFRYIVKDLKANRDNEIKFTIVRGEDQIQGSITVRYEPTTIPGAQYMEAFGSRHSAFNKSVELSFTRGTTLIRRDYNVPEEFKNQVFSGHDLLLAIANPEDGVVDRRDFENVPANFDQRVASFGARFRASFPERYMKASPVYWIDVGLADDPNTRQVFDPIKHGADPFQYSNSGIPSYDDRPANRELMPSNRGTLKLRYNADIRQASGRTVTVFRYNPVEKFWENLGGKVDTRNNTIEVPFDKFGYYVVGNLSYSFLDITQHHYARNYMEAILAKGIMNPISFNEFGADYYVTRGEFATMIVKALQFPLDYELGNLSFHDVLRIPPTPNSLWDYRHIETAARRGIIRGTEPRIFEPGSYLTREQAAFILATALNMKMDTNADKVKASLSKTFQDFSDATFAYYFQPAVDAIVKKGYIQGSPVDPTDPKAGRVFEPKARLTRADAAIIIAKVLADQKILPEIH; this comes from the coding sequence GTGGCACGAAAGCTCATAGCTGTTATTACTGTAATCGCCGTGGCGTTAAGCATTATTACTGTGCCGGCAGACATAAGCGAGGTCGAGGCGGCTGGCAGCCAGGCATTTCATTTTCCGAATGAAAGCTCAAGCCTTTCATCAGCGCGCATAACGACGGACGAATTTGTAGATATGAACGGGACCATTAATGTTCAGGGCAATGAAGTGACATATACGATTGAACAAATTCTGGACCCTTCTCAGCCGATTACACCAGGCAATATCGGAAATTCGCGGGAAAACGTCAGCAACAATATTTTTATTGACGGCAACCGGATTTCTGTATTCAATCTGCAGCTGTACTCGGGTGTCAACAGAATTACGTTCAGAGGCACGCAAGGATATCAGGAAGTAGTGAGCACGTATTATATCGAATATCGGGACGGTCCGGTTCTCTACAATCTCGCCGCCTCGCTGGACGGCAACAACTTCCCGTTGAGGGAAAATGAGCCGACGGTGGTATATTCGCAGAACACCGACGGAGATGCAAGCGCCGATATCAGCATAACCGGTACGGCTCCGAATTCGCGCAACGTAACGGTTGAAGTGAACGGCAGATCGTGGACGTATCCGGTCAACAGCTCGAACAACTATCAGTTCTTCGCTTCGCCGATTCGAGTGGAGAAAGGCATCAACATCGTTACCATCAAGGTGAGCAATGCATCGCAAGTAGTGGAAACTACACGCGAAATCGCTTTTTATAATGGGGCAGTTACGTTTTTTGATGCAAAGATTTTTACGGACGCCAATTCGAATGATGTTCCTGAGCCTGGCGAGAATCCGGTAGGTCTGGCCATCCATCCGAATTATTCGGTCAGCAGCTTGGCAAACTTGAAGGTGAACGGTCGAGTTATTGTGCCGAACGCATCAAGATACTATAACGATCTGCTGCATCCAGACCCGGACAATTACGAGATCGAATATACGATTGGCACGGATACCGGAACGGTAATAGCACAGAAAATTCCAGGCATGTCTTATACGCAAAATGATGACTTCTTCGTCTTCGACTATACGATTCCGCTGCCGAGTACGCTGAATTTTGATCAGCAATATGAGGTGACGCTGCGGGGCGACAATCATGTGAACATTTACCTGGACCTTGGCAATGCCAGGGAAGGAACGGATCCTGCTGAGCTCATGTTTTCCCTTAGAAATGCGAGCCAGTCTTATATTTATGACATCAATTATATTCCGAACTACCAAAGTCCAAACACGCTGCCTGTGCCGGAGGGTTACTTTAATGGCGTCAGCAGCCGGGACATTGAGGGCGCCAATATATTCAATATGCCGATTGGCGTGGAAGTGTTGATTGGAAACCCTGATGGACTTGCAGCATTGGATGGAGATGGAAATCCTACCACGCATATCGCCGAATTGGTTAGAATCAGTGAGGTTCGGGATGCCAATGGCACGGTCTATACGGCTCCGAGCACGGATTATTCCTACAGCGCGAACATCTTGCCGAACGACAATGAGCGTTGGCCTATTGTGACGCGCAATGTGAATGGAAGAGATGAGCGATTCCTGCGCGTCATTCTGGAAATAACGAAGCTGCCGAGTGCAGGCACCCATCGCTTGACCTTCGAGCTGAATTCGGGTTGGCAATATGCCGACGGCACTCCTGGTACAGGAGGCGTAAGCGCAGAGAAGAAAAATGTCAGCATATCGCTGGTATACGGACCTTATGTGCAATTCTCGGGCTTGTTCGACGAGATGCGAATTAATGATGATACAACGCAGGCTCAGGGAGATCGGATGACCAGGCTGATTAATGACACGTTCAAGCAGTTCCGGGGCACGCTCTCGAATGTGAGCAATACAGACCAGATCCGTTATGTGGACAACCCTCCGAATAGCTTGCGGACGGTATCGTTCTACATTAATAATACGATGATCGATCTTCAGGCTGTCGACCCTGCCAAGCCTACAGAGTTTATCATCAGGCAGACGGATGAAGTGAGACAGAGAGCGTTCAATGCGCTTGTGAGCGGAGAGAACACATTCCAGTTTTTCTTCCGGACGAATAACAATACGTATGAGCGAACGTATACGGTCTATCTGATTCCGACGAACTTGCCGCAAATTCCGGTGCCGAATACGGATGGCGTGTTCCCTTACAGCATCAATGCGTCGACGCCGAATCCGAACGATCCGAATTTTGTTATGACCGGCGGCATTTATTCAACGAAGGAAAGAGAAATGAACGTATTCGGAACGTTCGACTTCATCGATCTGGGATCAAACCCGCAAGCGAAGTTGGATACAATGTCAACGGAAGTGAAGGAAGGTTATATACTGCGCATTGTATCCGGCGATCAGGAATACAGATGGACGCTGAATGATCGCTTTATCAGTGGCGGTACGACAGTGAATGAAGGCGGCAGAACCGTAAACAACCTTCAAGTCACGTATATACCGAATGGGGAGTACTTTACTTTCAGGCTGACCAACCAGCAGATTCCGCAGGACGGCAGCACGAAAATTTATAATATCAGCGTGTATAATAACGGTCTGGGCGGCCCAAGAGCTACTTATCGTCTGGAAGTGAATCCGACAGCCATTGCTTATGATGTGGTGCGACCGAAGCTGCCGGAAAAACGAATTGTCAATGCGAACTTCGTAGAACTGGTTGTCTATGCTGAAGGCGCTGACAGCATGCTGGTCGGCAAGGAAGAAGCGGAGAAGGTTAACTTCGACGATGTAACCCGAACCTACAACGGTGCTTTCCGTTATATTGTGAAAGATCTCAAGGCTAACCGCGACAATGAAATCAAGTTTACGATTGTACGCGGAGAGGACCAAATCCAGGGTTCCATCACAGTGCGTTATGAACCGACAACGATCCCTGGGGCGCAGTATATGGAAGCGTTCGGCTCCAGGCACAGCGCATTCAACAAGTCGGTCGAGCTGAGCTTTACAAGAGGCACTACGCTGATTCGACGGGATTACAACGTTCCGGAGGAGTTCAAAAACCAGGTGTTCAGCGGACACGATTTGCTGCTGGCAATTGCGAACCCGGAGGATGGCGTCGTGGATCGACGCGATTTCGAGAATGTCCCGGCGAATTTCGACCAGCGTGTGGCCAGCTTCGGAGCGCGGTTCAGGGCATCCTTCCCGGAACGGTACATGAAGGCGAGTCCGGTATACTGGATCGACGTCGGCTTGGCGGATGATCCGAATACGAGACAAGTATTCGATCCGATCAAGCATGGAGCGGATCCGTTCCAATATTCGAACTCGGGCATACCGTCGTATGACGATCGTCCGGCTAATCGAGAATTAATGCCGTCCAATCGTGGCACATTAAAGCTGCGCTACAATGCCGACATTCGCCAGGCATCCGGCAGAACGGTAACGGTATTCCGTTACAATCCGGTCGAGAAGTTCTGGGAGAACCTAGGCGGCAAGGTGGATACAAGAAATAATACAATCGAAGTTCCTTTCGATAAGTTCGGCTATTATGTAGTAGGCAATCTGTCGTACTCCTTCTTGGACATTACACAGCATCATTACGCAAGAAACTACATGGAAGCCATTCTTGCCAAGGGGATTATGAACCCCATCAGCTTTAATGAATTCGGTGCAGATTACTATGTTACTCGCGGTGAATTCGCGACGATGATTGTCAAGGCGCTGCAATTCCCGCTTGATTATGAGCTCGGCAACCTGTCGTTCCATGATGTGCTTCGAATACCGCCAACGCCAAACTCGCTTTGGGATTACCGCCACATCGAAACGGCAGCCAGAAGAGGCATCATTCGCGGCACAGAACCAAGGATCTTCGAGCCTGGCAGCTATCTGACACGCGAACAGGCAGCGTTCATTCTGGCGACAGCCTTGAACATGAAGATGGATACGAACGCCGACAAGGTGAAAGCATCGCTCAGCAAGACGTTCCAGGACTTCAGCGATGCGACGTTCGCGTATTACTTCCAGCCGGCTGTCGATGCGATTGTGAAGAAGGGATACATCCAAGGCTCGCCGGTAGACCCGACAGATCCGAAGGCAGGACGTGTCTTCGAGCCCAAAGCACGTCTTACACGTGCCGATGCTGCGATCATCATCGCCAAGGTGCTTGCCGATCAGAAGATCTTGCCGGAAATTCATTAA
- a CDS encoding stalk domain-containing protein encodes MRRWKWLLILGGAVLIGTSPFVPQSYGNTVSDLNKVQVMLGENCDGNQCSEGYLLADTVYVPIRFVMESIGAQIDWDASNKIVHIESTTDQTNPTPEPPASNTNPTNEDVWHDTKIIHLKSEAAVEQLINFNNLLAAAYELYEATGEVNWVQQVSTGKVKELKNEMNRLNQEILAYHEANADKHEHPLEYTQLAKKIVDAASYYEMSAQALQRYVGNNNNSDKKAYLLYRFFALEQMSDISKQLLKIQLELEEIKNKSDY; translated from the coding sequence ATGCGCAGATGGAAGTGGTTGTTAATACTAGGTGGAGCTGTCTTAATAGGGACAAGTCCGTTCGTGCCCCAATCTTATGGCAACACCGTCTCAGATCTGAATAAAGTACAAGTGATGTTGGGAGAGAATTGTGATGGAAATCAATGTTCAGAAGGTTACTTGTTAGCTGATACGGTGTATGTACCTATTCGCTTTGTAATGGAGTCAATCGGTGCGCAAATCGACTGGGATGCTTCAAATAAGATTGTACATATCGAAAGTACAACAGATCAGACTAATCCGACTCCTGAGCCCCCAGCGAGTAATACAAATCCTACAAATGAGGACGTTTGGCATGATACTAAGATAATTCATCTTAAATCTGAAGCAGCTGTAGAACAGTTGATCAACTTTAACAACTTGCTGGCCGCTGCATATGAGCTGTATGAAGCCACAGGAGAAGTGAATTGGGTGCAGCAGGTGTCTACTGGTAAAGTAAAGGAGTTAAAAAATGAAATGAATAGGTTGAATCAGGAGATACTTGCGTATCATGAAGCGAATGCAGATAAGCATGAGCATCCTCTTGAATATACACAGCTAGCCAAAAAAATTGTCGATGCTGCTTCTTACTATGAAATGTCCGCACAGGCATTGCAGCGTTATGTTGGTAACAATAACAATAGTGATAAAAAAGCCTATCTCTTGTACAGATTCTTCGCTCTAGAACAGATGAGCGACATAAGTAAACAATTGTTAAAGATACAACTTGAACTCGAAGAAATCAAAAATAAATCCGATTATTAA